The following coding sequences are from one Candidatus Zixiibacteriota bacterium window:
- a CDS encoding carboxypeptidase regulatory-like domain-containing protein produces the protein MLSPRIRKIMFALAVVAAMVSSASARPVKGVVKNSITGVPLANVVVKILQTGDSTQTNGSGVYLFADVPDGLYTFMTGEPNYVPNIKTSVRVALGCCAGTTGNVDGDPGDVVDIGDLSLMVDFLFFGGTISTCFAENDVDLSSSVDISDLQVLIDFLFFGSGIPSCPL, from the coding sequence ATGCTCAGTCCAAGAATTCGAAAGATCATGTTCGCTCTTGCCGTCGTGGCTGCCATGGTGTCGTCGGCGTCGGCGCGACCGGTCAAAGGCGTGGTCAAGAACAGCATTACTGGGGTTCCGCTGGCCAATGTCGTGGTGAAAATTCTCCAAACCGGTGACAGCACACAGACCAATGGCTCCGGCGTCTATCTGTTTGCCGATGTCCCGGACGGTCTGTATACGTTTATGACCGGTGAACCCAATTATGTACCAAATATCAAGACGTCGGTTCGTGTCGCTCTCGGTTGTTGTGCCGGCACGACCGGCAATGTCGACGGCGACCCGGGCGACGTGGTGGATATCGGCGATCTGTCGTTGATGGTCGATTTCCTGTTCTTCGGGGGCACAATTTCCACGTGTTTCGCGGAAAACGACGTTGACCTCTCGAGTTCCGTGGACATATCGGATCTGCAGGTTCTTATCGATTTCCTCTTTTTCGGCTCTGGGATACCCAGTTGTCCGCTCTAA
- a CDS encoding anti-sigma factor antagonist (This anti-anti-sigma factor, or anti-sigma factor antagonist, belongs to a family that includes characterized members SpoIIAA, RsbV, RsfA, and RsfB.) gives MDPLSFTEQTIADHVLLITLGRMLDNNNAEQMVRTITQAQDRGYTFIIMDCEQLEFLSSAGVGAILGTIETSRDQGGDIILCNVSETTAHVLQVLDLLDFLKVKKTRSEALAICGA, from the coding sequence ATGGATCCGCTGAGTTTCACCGAGCAGACGATCGCCGACCATGTGCTCCTGATCACGCTTGGCCGCATGCTCGACAATAACAATGCCGAGCAGATGGTCCGGACGATCACACAGGCACAAGACCGCGGCTACACATTCATTATCATGGACTGCGAGCAACTGGAGTTTTTGTCCTCGGCCGGCGTAGGGGCCATTCTTGGCACGATTGAGACCTCACGGGATCAAGGCGGAGATATCATTCTGTGCAACGTGTCCGAAACCACCGCCCATGTCCTGCAGGTGCTGGATCTGCTGGATTTTCTGAAGGTCAAGAAGACCCGAAGCGAAGCCCTCGCCATCTGCGGGGCTTGA
- a CDS encoding SpoIIE family protein phosphatase — protein sequence MTIEPNQDMLSQWPAPSRFNRSIRREFALYLGGLVLLLMIVTGLMVTNQLVATVTDNVIDKLLVQTRSYAGAAAKQVIAADGPDALMLTDICKRLMSENPDCGWAGIADRDGRYLAHSDMKQVVSASALSITPSGRYLSRLRTGEALHITNDSIVVAVPIAEQGVTLGTLAMGASTRQIAVARRSALVTVSLITIGMIVVGVPLTMIILRRRLKPLQLITESLRKVDVGHIRFDLAVTSANEFGYLAETLRVMGSRLDQAQKQMVETERMTRELEIAREIQSNILPKTYPTGDGFQFAGTYRSARTVGGDYYDFIETDQGKLGVVIADVSGKSLPGMLVMLLTRDLVIKHARRCTQPTELLSAVNRELLPEIRKGTFVTMFYGLLDGSNGRFDFASAGHNPLVHVQCVSNECRLIKTKGYPLGMMDAASFDKRIEGAQLTLAPGDWLVLYTDGINEAMNNSQSEYGMDRLLTVLTGSAVKAPVELTRDVMTDVESFVGGAPQADDMTLLALKWTGQRPMTYRSQQGETAGVAGH from the coding sequence ATGACAATTGAGCCGAACCAGGACATGCTTTCACAGTGGCCGGCCCCCTCACGGTTCAACCGCTCTATCCGCCGGGAGTTCGCGCTGTATCTTGGCGGTTTGGTCCTCCTGCTCATGATCGTCACCGGACTGATGGTCACTAACCAACTCGTCGCCACGGTCACCGACAACGTCATCGACAAGCTCCTGGTACAGACCCGGTCATACGCCGGGGCGGCTGCCAAGCAGGTAATAGCGGCCGATGGCCCGGATGCGCTTATGTTGACCGACATCTGCAAGCGACTCATGTCGGAAAACCCCGATTGCGGCTGGGCCGGTATCGCCGACCGCGACGGCCGTTATCTGGCGCATTCGGACATGAAGCAGGTCGTGTCAGCCTCGGCGCTGTCGATCACACCGTCCGGGCGCTATCTCAGCCGCTTGCGCACCGGCGAAGCTCTGCATATCACCAATGATTCGATCGTCGTGGCGGTCCCCATTGCCGAACAGGGTGTGACACTCGGGACTCTCGCCATGGGAGCCTCAACCCGCCAGATCGCGGTTGCCCGCCGGTCTGCGCTCGTCACCGTGTCTCTGATCACCATCGGTATGATCGTCGTGGGCGTTCCATTGACCATGATCATTCTGCGCCGCCGTTTGAAACCGCTCCAACTGATCACGGAGTCGTTGCGGAAGGTTGATGTCGGCCATATCCGCTTCGATCTGGCTGTCACCAGCGCCAATGAGTTCGGCTACCTGGCAGAAACGTTGCGCGTCATGGGGTCGCGGCTGGACCAGGCTCAGAAACAGATGGTGGAGACGGAACGGATGACCCGCGAACTCGAGATAGCTCGCGAGATCCAGTCGAACATCCTGCCAAAGACATATCCCACAGGTGACGGCTTCCAGTTCGCCGGCACCTATCGAAGCGCCCGAACCGTGGGGGGCGACTATTACGACTTTATCGAGACCGACCAGGGCAAGCTGGGCGTGGTCATTGCCGACGTGTCGGGCAAATCGCTGCCGGGGATGCTGGTGATGCTCCTCACCCGTGACCTGGTAATCAAACATGCGCGCAGGTGTACGCAGCCGACCGAACTGCTTTCAGCCGTCAATAGGGAACTGCTGCCCGAGATACGAAAGGGCACGTTCGTTACGATGTTCTACGGCCTTCTCGACGGCAGCAACGGCCGATTCGATTTCGCGTCGGCCGGGCACAATCCGCTAGTACATGTCCAATGTGTCAGCAACGAATGTCGGTTGATCAAGACCAAAGGGTATCCGCTCGGTATGATGGATGCTGCATCGTTCGACAAGCGGATCGAAGGCGCACAGCTCACGCTTGCCCCCGGCGATTGGCTGGTGCTGTACACAGATGGTATCAACGAAGCCATGAACAACTCACAGAGCGAATACGGGATGGACCGGCTGCTCACTGTCCTGACAGGTTCTGCCGTCAAGGCGCCGGTGGAATTGACGCGGGACGTTATGACAGATGTCGAGAGCTTCGTTGGCGGTGCGCCACAGGCCGATGACATGACACTTCTGGCGTTGAAATGGACCGGGCAACGCCCCATGACTTACAGATCGCAACAGGGAGAAACCGCTGGTGTCGCAGGTCACTGA
- a CDS encoding tetratricopeptide repeat protein, which produces MLYRRSIQFAVVLTGLMVLAVSALADTTFVNIDLVPSGTISGTVHLAGTGNYSGVFIFVSGTSIVGASNAAGNYTIVGVPYGTYTLTASKAGYTDQTAGGISITSAGQSIAAPLLTLPASADTEGRLFGEAMRFYTYNKFDSAIARFRSLITANPSGKYAASSRYRIALAFGQTNQYDSTINNLSLLVSAYPADTLVPDAYYWRGYYKDQKLDYAGALSDVQFVVTNYPSSYVGSKAQYRVGVENEALGNVTPAINAYLAVETNYPGSIDIPGALYNAASLYYVHDQYTNALTQYNKLLTSYPTTREAAKASFYKGMSYYNQEDYVQALASLSTSITSYPTGDKLADAWYYRAHCKYNVESYSYTQAQADFDSVYIKFPNSTLAPHARFYAASCEYNMDNFPTAVTMYQAYIAAYPTNDFVPDATYRIASAYYNDADYVNAKNQYVTYYTTYPNDKQAGEAHYWAGKSDQKLFGVNDPSAHAEYCTVVMQFPNCSKAAAAQTQLDATTNPTCP; this is translated from the coding sequence ATGTTATACCGTCGTTCCATCCAATTCGCAGTCGTGCTCACCGGCTTGATGGTGCTTGCCGTTTCCGCACTGGCTGACACTACTTTCGTCAACATCGACCTGGTCCCCTCAGGCACGATCTCCGGTACCGTACATCTGGCCGGTACGGGCAACTATTCGGGTGTCTTCATCTTCGTGTCCGGCACAAGCATTGTGGGCGCGAGCAACGCCGCAGGCAACTATACGATCGTCGGGGTTCCCTATGGCACCTATACACTGACCGCATCGAAAGCCGGTTACACCGACCAGACTGCCGGTGGGATTTCGATCACTTCGGCCGGACAGAGCATTGCGGCGCCGCTTCTAACCCTGCCGGCCAGCGCCGACACCGAGGGGCGTCTCTTCGGCGAGGCGATGCGCTTCTACACGTATAACAAATTTGATTCGGCGATCGCCCGCTTTCGATCGCTCATCACGGCCAACCCCAGCGGTAAGTACGCCGCGTCGTCGCGATATCGCATCGCACTCGCTTTCGGGCAGACTAACCAATACGATTCTACCATCAACAACCTGAGCCTGTTGGTCTCCGCGTACCCCGCAGACACGCTGGTGCCGGATGCGTACTATTGGCGCGGGTATTACAAGGATCAGAAGCTTGATTATGCCGGCGCGCTGTCGGATGTTCAGTTCGTGGTGACCAATTATCCAAGTTCCTACGTCGGTTCCAAGGCGCAATATCGCGTCGGCGTGGAGAATGAAGCGCTCGGAAACGTCACGCCGGCGATCAACGCCTACCTGGCGGTGGAAACGAACTACCCGGGTTCGATCGATATCCCCGGTGCTTTGTACAATGCCGCATCCCTGTATTACGTGCATGACCAGTACACCAACGCTCTGACCCAGTACAATAAGCTGCTGACGTCATATCCCACGACCCGTGAGGCGGCCAAGGCGAGCTTTTACAAAGGGATGAGCTACTACAATCAGGAAGATTACGTGCAGGCGCTCGCTTCACTCTCAACCAGCATTACCAGCTATCCAACGGGTGACAAGCTCGCCGATGCCTGGTATTATCGGGCGCACTGTAAGTACAATGTGGAAAGCTATTCGTATACGCAGGCGCAGGCTGATTTCGATTCCGTGTACATCAAGTTTCCGAATTCCACCCTCGCTCCCCATGCCAGGTTCTATGCGGCGAGCTGTGAGTACAACATGGACAACTTTCCAACCGCCGTTACCATGTACCAGGCGTATATCGCCGCCTATCCGACCAACGACTTCGTACCTGATGCGACCTACCGTATCGCCTCTGCATATTACAACGATGCCGACTACGTGAACGCCAAGAACCAGTACGTGACCTATTACACCACGTATCCGAACGACAAACAGGCCGGCGAGGCGCACTACTGGGCCGGCAAGAGCGATCAGAAGCTGTTCGGTGTGAATGACCCGTCGGCTCACGCGGAGTACTGCACGGTGGTGATGCAATTCCCGAACTGCAGCAAGGCGGCCGCTGCCCAAACTCAACTCGACGCAACGACCAACCCGACATGCCCGTGA
- a CDS encoding ATP-binding protein: MSQVTDHHRTVRVPSDPASAFGRAFEQEIAELIAEQPQQLRLDCSALTHVVSSHVNLLWKANARCREAAIGLRLVNPPISLMRVLYVLDLTHLFTFEGIEVDNFHRPDQSIQATTFPKTHAERVKIDTARIDMAIGRFVSFLNSLGADATTILELRTIFYEIATNIRIHSGLGSDDEFTVEVTAQSEQLEMTIADSGRAFDPTATTVRWSAADAARNHQLRGFGLLMVSKLADRVRYTRDTTDRNVLTVRKKWRR; encoded by the coding sequence GTGTCGCAGGTCACTGATCACCATCGCACCGTGAGAGTGCCGTCCGATCCGGCTTCGGCTTTCGGTCGCGCTTTCGAGCAGGAAATAGCGGAGCTCATCGCCGAACAGCCACAGCAACTCCGGCTCGATTGTTCCGCGCTCACGCATGTGGTATCGAGCCACGTCAATCTGCTCTGGAAAGCCAACGCGCGCTGCCGGGAAGCCGCGATCGGCCTGCGGCTGGTCAATCCCCCGATCAGCCTGATGCGTGTGCTGTATGTGCTGGACCTGACTCATTTGTTTACGTTCGAAGGAATTGAAGTCGACAACTTCCACCGACCCGATCAGAGCATCCAAGCCACCACCTTCCCAAAAACGCACGCCGAGCGGGTGAAGATCGACACAGCCCGCATCGATATGGCCATCGGGCGGTTTGTGTCGTTTCTCAATTCATTAGGGGCCGACGCAACGACGATTCTCGAACTGCGGACCATCTTCTACGAAATCGCGACCAATATCCGTATCCACAGCGGGTTGGGGTCCGACGACGAATTCACGGTTGAGGTCACCGCCCAATCTGAACAGCTTGAAATGACCATTGCCGACAGCGGACGCGCCTTTGATCCCACCGCCACGACCGTGCGATGGAGTGCCGCCGACGCCGCCAGGAACCACCAACTGCGCGGCTTTGGATTGCTCATGGTCTCCAAACTGGCCGACCGGGTCAGGTACACGCGTGACACAACTGACCGCAACGTACTCACGGTTCGAAAGAAATGGCGGCGATAG
- a CDS encoding DUF3541 domain-containing protein, which produces MARRIRQTFESDLYRLEPGMQRHFAQRMYRITGDERYAYPLFLDYLILEKNLQATLDSLHNRVWVDRQMSRILDRMDDGGRKGRLRRQMFEHNGDMALYLEMLRAAYALEDYGVCSTGSLGLCGQAVVELGKVDLPLFLLDTAVIRVYSAQAVNGVYYMYQLRLGDFRTEYASAFRQTFPDDRDAELSDLEFGDKIYGLTHFVTAASNYYQKPVDSAEFNWILGYFELRQARILHNLKADIVAEVGLCFLLAGQDRHLLVDQCRKIVLDEFDPGSGIVPSPAGNTDLDLGEHRNILAYMLLEWPRELHPGPRLPDLGSFQTIFYR; this is translated from the coding sequence GTGGCTCGGCGTATCCGACAGACATTCGAAAGCGATCTGTATCGCCTGGAGCCGGGCATGCAGCGCCATTTTGCGCAACGGATGTACCGCATAACGGGTGATGAACGATACGCCTACCCCCTCTTCCTGGATTACCTGATACTCGAAAAAAACCTCCAGGCCACACTGGACAGCCTTCACAATCGGGTATGGGTTGACCGCCAGATGAGCCGGATTCTCGACCGAATGGACGACGGCGGCAGAAAGGGGCGGTTGCGCCGGCAGATGTTCGAGCACAACGGTGACATGGCCCTGTATCTGGAAATGCTGCGAGCAGCATATGCCCTTGAAGACTACGGGGTTTGCAGCACGGGCAGTCTGGGACTCTGCGGGCAGGCCGTTGTGGAACTCGGGAAAGTTGATCTTCCGTTATTCCTCCTGGACACGGCGGTCATCCGGGTTTATTCGGCACAGGCCGTCAACGGCGTCTACTATATGTATCAATTGAGGTTGGGGGACTTTCGAACCGAGTATGCATCGGCGTTTCGCCAGACCTTCCCCGACGACAGGGATGCCGAGTTATCGGACCTGGAATTCGGCGACAAGATATACGGGCTCACCCATTTCGTGACAGCTGCAAGCAACTATTACCAGAAGCCCGTGGATTCGGCCGAATTCAATTGGATCCTCGGTTATTTTGAGCTTCGTCAGGCACGGATCCTTCATAACCTGAAGGCCGACATCGTGGCCGAGGTAGGACTCTGTTTCCTGCTGGCGGGACAGGACCGTCATCTGCTTGTCGACCAATGCCGGAAGATCGTTCTGGACGAGTTCGACCCGGGTTCAGGTATTGTTCCGTCCCCTGCTGGCAACACCGACCTCGACCTTGGCGAACATCGTAATATCCTTGCCTACATGCTCCTCGAGTGGCCCCGGGAACTGCACCCCGGCCCGCGCCTGCCAGATCTTGGTTCTTTTCAGACCATTTTTTACCGATAA
- a CDS encoding ATP-binding protein: MNRTTTDSRANQRPGAVDHGRDVLALEALSHLAEQFARDPDLQGLIDALALTVAGQFGVTSAYVITRDPQPGSDMPIRAATGRFRGHESTGDLDALENCFPAILPTPRPHLIDDPAIEGGGSAFLADWRQAGARLLAPLVIDGKTIGLLLLGQRIGNAPYTDHDLELLQTLIATITPLIANSFLFAEMSYQSARHLRTLDSVQQAILVFDAQGILLMANRTAVELVESLVGGGPTGHIVGLPMASIFPEAIFPGWVERLTAARQDTERKLLSMLVAKDSEMERIFSARMSVPTASGAADEESILTLQDITIQHDNERRMFELEKFAEQGIMASSISHELNNHLGIVLGGIELALANLNRGNQEKLTSTLDKLRENVVRMERFTAGLMDFARVNAQKQLAVINDVVTDVLSFAMAQKRFSRITVKADLAPRLPAFEMDRDQIAQVIINLLNNAADAIAETGRRDGVIIVSTSRQGESVTLSVSDNGRGMTPEVKDQLFKTHLTTKPKGHGYGLVTCARILEHHGASFAISSQIGFGTAFEFRFPLNPTKPDTA; this comes from the coding sequence ATGAACCGTACCACCACCGACTCACGTGCGAACCAGAGACCCGGTGCCGTCGACCACGGCCGGGATGTCCTGGCGCTGGAGGCGCTCTCCCATCTGGCCGAGCAGTTTGCCCGCGACCCAGATCTACAGGGTCTTATCGACGCACTGGCACTTACGGTCGCGGGCCAGTTCGGCGTCACCAGCGCCTATGTCATCACCCGAGACCCTCAGCCCGGCTCCGATATGCCTATCAGGGCGGCGACCGGACGATTTCGCGGCCACGAATCGACAGGTGATCTCGACGCCCTGGAGAATTGCTTTCCAGCGATCCTGCCTACGCCCCGGCCGCATCTCATCGATGATCCGGCCATTGAGGGGGGTGGCTCGGCATTCCTGGCCGATTGGCGTCAGGCAGGCGCGCGACTTCTTGCGCCCCTCGTCATCGACGGCAAGACAATCGGATTGCTCTTGCTCGGACAGCGTATCGGCAACGCGCCCTACACGGACCATGACCTCGAGTTGCTGCAAACCCTGATCGCCACTATTACACCCCTTATTGCCAACTCCTTCTTGTTTGCCGAAATGTCATATCAGAGCGCCCGACATTTGCGGACGTTGGACAGTGTACAACAGGCGATTTTGGTCTTTGATGCCCAGGGGATACTCCTCATGGCCAATCGGACGGCGGTCGAGCTGGTGGAATCACTGGTGGGTGGAGGCCCCACCGGTCACATAGTAGGTCTTCCGATGGCATCGATCTTTCCCGAGGCGATCTTTCCCGGCTGGGTCGAACGGCTGACAGCTGCCCGGCAGGACACCGAGCGAAAACTCTTGTCCATGCTGGTGGCAAAGGATAGTGAGATGGAACGGATATTCAGCGCCCGCATGAGTGTGCCGACCGCATCGGGCGCGGCGGACGAAGAGTCCATCCTCACCTTGCAGGATATTACCATCCAGCATGACAACGAGCGACGAATGTTCGAGCTCGAGAAGTTCGCCGAACAGGGGATCATGGCATCGTCAATCTCTCACGAGTTGAACAATCATCTTGGAATCGTGCTTGGCGGCATCGAACTGGCGCTGGCCAATCTCAACCGGGGGAACCAGGAGAAACTCACGTCGACGCTTGACAAGCTCAGGGAGAACGTGGTGCGTATGGAACGGTTCACGGCGGGCCTGATGGATTTCGCGCGCGTCAATGCCCAGAAACAGCTGGCCGTCATCAACGACGTCGTCACCGATGTGCTGTCATTCGCCATGGCCCAGAAACGCTTCAGCCGGATAACCGTGAAGGCCGACCTGGCGCCGCGCTTGCCCGCATTCGAGATGGACAGAGACCAGATCGCTCAGGTAATCATCAATCTGCTGAACAACGCCGCCGATGCAATCGCTGAAACCGGCCGACGGGACGGCGTCATCATCGTGTCAACGTCACGGCAAGGGGAGTCAGTCACCCTGTCCGTCTCTGACAACGGCCGGGGTATGACGCCGGAAGTGAAGGACCAGCTTTTCAAGACCCATCTCACCACCAAACCCAAAGGGCACGGGTACGGGCTGGTTACCTGCGCACGGATACTCGAGCATCACGGCGCAAGCTTTGCCATCAGCAGCCAGATCGGTTTCGGAACCGCCTTCGAGTTTCGGTTCCCGCTCAATCCGACGAAGCCCGATACCGCCTGA